A region from the Gopherus evgoodei ecotype Sinaloan lineage unplaced genomic scaffold, rGopEvg1_v1.p scaffold_83_arrow_ctg1, whole genome shotgun sequence genome encodes:
- the LOC115644020 gene encoding olfactory receptor 14A16-like, whose translation MSNQTTMTGFLLLGFSDIRELQILHFIVFLVLYLISLLGNLLIITAIALDHHLHTPMYFFLMNLSILDFSSISVTIPKSMANSLMNTRLISYCGCVVQVFFFVFFASANLAILTIMAYDRYIAICQPLHYEMVMNRRACVQIAASAWISGILCSALHTGNTFVISFCGGNMVDQFFCEIPQLLHLACSDSNIGEVVAISLGVLLGLICFAFITVSYVQIFKTVLRIPSEQGRHKAFSTCLPHLIVVSLFLFTGTFAFLKPTSNSTSDLNLLVAVLYSIMPPMMNPVIYSMRNKEMKGALSKLIGWRIFSKNKMSIFLH comes from the coding sequence atgtccaaccaaaccaccATGACTggattccttctcctgggattctctgacattagagaactgcagattttacattttattgtatttctaGTGCTTTACTTGATATCCCTGCTGGGGAACCTTCTCATCATCACAGCCATAGCCCTGGACCAccatcttcacacccccatgtacttcttcctgatgaatctgtccatcctAGACTTCAGttccatctctgtcaccatccccaaatccatggcaaATTCCCTCATGAACACCAGATTGATTTCTTATTGTGGATGTGTTGTCCAAGtctttttttttgtattctttGCTTCAGCAAATTTGGCCATACTGACCATTATGGCATATGACCGATACATAGCCATCTGCCAGCCACTTCACTATGAGATggtgatgaacaggagagcttgtgtccaaatagcagccagtgcctggatcagtggtATTCTGTGCTCTGCATTGCACACTGGGAACACATTTGTGATATCCTTCTGTGGAGGCAATATGGTGGATcaattcttctgtgaaatcccccagctcctccacctcGCCTGCTCTGACTCAAACATCGGTGAAGTTGTTGCTATTTCTCTTGGTGTGCTTTTAGGTTTAATCTGCTTTGCTTTTATAActgtgtcatatgttcagatcttcaaaacggtgctgagaatcccttctgagcagggccgtcataaagccttctccacctgcctccctcacctcattgtggtctccttaTTCCTATTCACTGGCACCTTTGCCTTTCTGAAACCCACCTCCAACTCAACCTCAGATCTGaatctcttggtggctgttctctattcCATAATGCCCCCAATGATGAATCCGGTCATATACAGCATGAGAAACAAGGAAATGAAAGGTGCGCTCAGTAAACTGATAGGCTGGAGGATATTCAGCAAGAATAAAATGTCTATATTTCTCCACTGA